The Campylobacter sp. CNRCH_2014_0184h DNA window TGGTCAACCTCAAGTTGCTTACCGTGAAACTATTAGAAAAACAGTTGAGCAAGAGTACAAATACGCTAAACAATCAGGTGGTCGTGGTCAGTATGGTCATGTATTCTTAAGACTTGAGCCGCTTGAGCCAGGCAGTGGTTATGAGTTTATAAATGATATCAAAGGTGGGGTAATTCCAAAAGAATATATTCCAGCGGTTGATAAAGGTGTTCAAGAGGCATTACAAAACGGTGTTTTAGCAGGATATCCTGTTGAAGATGTTAAAGTAACTGTTTATGATGGAAGCTATCACGAAGTGGATTCTTCTGAAATGGCATTTAAACTTGCAGCTTCTATGGGCTTTAAAGAAGGTGCTAGAAAAGCAGGTGCGGTAATCTTAGAACCTATGATGAAAGTTGAAGTTGAAACTCCAGAAGAATATATGGGTGATGTTATTGGAGATTTAAATAAACGTCGTGGTCAAGTAAATTCAATGGATGAAAGAGGTGGTAATAAAATTATTACAGCATTTTGTCCTTTGGCTGAGATGTTTGGTTACTCAACTGATCTTAGAAGTCAAACTCAAGGTCGTGCTACTTATTCTATGGAATTTGATCACTATGATGAAGTTCCAAAAAACGTTTCTGAAGAAATTATCAAAAAAAGAAATGGTTAATCTACCAAGATGGGCAAAAAGCTCATCTTGAATTATTTATGTCCTTTTGAATTAATTAAATTAATTATTCCTTCATTAATTTCATATGCCTTTCCAAAACCTTTAACATATCTTCCGTTTTTCAGTATAAGTTGAAATAAATGAAAATCTTGCATATTTTTAATGACTTGGATTATTTCTTTATTGCTTTCATTTTCATAAGTATTTAATACTTGCTCAAAGAGTTGATTATCTCTTGTTATTTCTATACACTCTATTCTAAATTTAAGTCTTTTTCTTGCAAAGATTGACATGCAATCTTTTTCATCTTCTATAAACATAATTTCTATGTTTTTATTATTGTATTTTACTCCTTCAAAGTGTTCAGCAATTTCACTAATATAAATATAAAAGTCATTTTTAATTTTTATAATAGGTGTATATGAACATATGGTTTGATTATTTAAATTTAAAGAAGATATTATAATGCTTTTGCATTCTTGTATAAATTGATTGATTTCATCATGTAATTGCATATATTTTCCTTATAGGTTAGAATGGATAAGTAAGGACTATATGAGAGCAAAAAGAAGAGTTTGTTTACTCTTCTTCATTAGTATTCTTGCGTACAACTTTAATGCGTTCTATACTATTTCCATCCATCTTTTTGACTTCGTAGTAGCAGAATTCATCTTCTATTCTATCTCCAACAACCGGTAAGCGTCCTAAGAGATTAAAAACATATCCACCTATAGTGACTTGTTCTAGCTCTTCATTAAAGCGTATATCAAGCATTTCTTCTACTTCGCTAATTTCATATCTTCCTTGAAATTCATAAATGTTTTCTGCAAGTTTTTTAAAATGTGGACTAGAATCATCATGCTCATCATTAATATCTCCAACGATTTCTTCCATAATATCTTCCATGGTTAAAAGACCGGCTGTGCCACCATATTCATCTACTACTAATGCTGTGTGTACTTGTTCTTTATTCATCATGAAAAGGACTTTGGATATGCTGATATTTTCTGGAACTAAGATCATTTTGATTAAAAAATCATCCAAATTTTTCTTATCTTTGCTAAGTTCATTTTGCATGATGTCTCTAATATGCACCATACCCAAAATGATATCTTTAGAACCGTCTATATATGGAAAGCGTGTGTGTTTGTATTGACAAACTATTTGCATATTTTCCTCATAGCTTTTTTGTTTGTTAAGACATATCATATCTTTTCTAGGTGTCATGATTTCTTTTGCTACTGTATCTGAAAAATCAACAGCATTACGTATGATTTCAGTTTCAAACTCATCCAAAACTCCACCTTTTTGGCTTTCACTCGCAATAAATTTGATTTCTTCTTCAGAGTGGCTTAATTCATGTTCTTTAGCAGGTTTAATACCTATAACTTTTAAAGAAATTGCAGCTAAAAAGTCAAATGTTTTGATGAAAGGTAGGAAAAGTAACCAAAATAAATGTAATGGTCTTGCAACCCATAAAACAGCTTTATCTGCAATAGCGATAGCAACGCTCTTTGGAACTAATTCACCTAATACAACATGCAATAATGTGATAATAGCAAAAGCGATAACAAATGCTATAGTATGAATTAATGCTGGAGCTAAGCCTAAATTTGCCAAAGGAACTTCAAGAATTTTAGCAATAGCAGGTTCACCTATCCAACCAAGAGCAAGAGAGCTTAGCGTAATACCAAGTTGGCATGCACTTAAATAAGTATCTAGTTTTGAGGTTACTTCTAAAGCTTTTTTTGCATTACGTTTTTTTTCTTTTACCATTTCTTCGAGTTTTGATCTACGTACTTTAACAATAGCAAATTCAGATAAAACAAAAAATCCATTTAAAAGCACTAAAGCTAATGCAACAAGAATCATAAAAGTAGAATAGCCTACATCAATTGAGGCAACAGCGGGTAATGTTTGATTTAAGTCTAAAGATTGACTGGGGTCCAAAAAAACTCCTTTAATAAAATTTTTGCAAAATTATATCAAATCAAAACTATAAAATTAGCTTAAAATAAACGACATATTTTAAATTAATTTATGTTTTCTATATTCAATATTTTTTTCAAATTCATCTAAACGTTTATAAATGCTACGCAATTGTGTGATAGTTGTCCAATTGGTGATAAAAATACTAAATGATGATCTAACTTGATCAAAAGCATTGCCAACTTGTATGATAATTCCAAGTTGTATAAGTCCTAAAAACAAGCTTGGAGCCATGATTAAAAAAGGCACTATAACCATGATTTGCTCAAATAAATAAAGCCATATATTAAAATACCCATAATGCAAAAATAATCTTTTATAATTGATTTTAAGTCCAGTAAATAAACTTAAAATACTTTCATCGCTCGCATAATTTTTTCTATCATCTTCAGCAAAAACAAGTTCT harbors:
- a CDS encoding pyridoxamine 5'-phosphate oxidase family protein yields the protein MQLHDEINQFIQECKSIIISSLNLNNQTICSYTPIIKIKNDFYIYISEIAEHFEGVKYNNKNIEIMFIEDEKDCMSIFARKRLKFRIECIEITRDNQLFEQVLNTYENESNKEIIQVIKNMQDFHLFQLILKNGRYVKGFGKAYEINEGIINLINSKGHK
- a CDS encoding hemolysin family protein, with translation MDPSQSLDLNQTLPAVASIDVGYSTFMILVALALVLLNGFFVLSEFAIVKVRRSKLEEMVKEKKRNAKKALEVTSKLDTYLSACQLGITLSSLALGWIGEPAIAKILEVPLANLGLAPALIHTIAFVIAFAIITLLHVVLGELVPKSVAIAIADKAVLWVARPLHLFWLLFLPFIKTFDFLAAISLKVIGIKPAKEHELSHSEEEIKFIASESQKGGVLDEFETEIIRNAVDFSDTVAKEIMTPRKDMICLNKQKSYEENMQIVCQYKHTRFPYIDGSKDIILGMVHIRDIMQNELSKDKKNLDDFLIKMILVPENISISKVLFMMNKEQVHTALVVDEYGGTAGLLTMEDIMEEIVGDINDEHDDSSPHFKKLAENIYEFQGRYEISEVEEMLDIRFNEELEQVTIGGYVFNLLGRLPVVGDRIEDEFCYYEVKKMDGNSIERIKVVRKNTNEEE